One Deinococcus radiopugnans ATCC 19172 DNA segment encodes these proteins:
- a CDS encoding tautomerase family protein has protein sequence MAQIKIYGHAPFVQEHRQTISDAIHAASMQALGLPESKRFHRFFALDAQDFMHPDDRSGQYLILEIHLFQGRRSETLRQYIRHLQMQLGEAVKLSPNDLEVTLVETPAAHWGIRGQLGDELQLSYEVTK, from the coding sequence ATGGCACAGATCAAGATTTACGGGCATGCCCCGTTTGTCCAGGAACACCGGCAAACCATCTCGGACGCTATTCACGCGGCGTCCATGCAGGCGCTCGGGCTGCCAGAAAGCAAGAGATTTCACCGGTTTTTCGCTCTGGATGCCCAGGACTTCATGCATCCTGACGATCGGTCAGGGCAGTACCTGATTCTGGAAATCCATCTGTTTCAGGGGCGACGGTCAGAAACCCTGCGCCAGTACATCCGCCACCTCCAGATGCAGTTGGGCGAGGCGGTAAAGCTTTCTCCAAACGATCTCGAAGTGACTTTGGTGGAGACGCCTGCGGCCCACTGGGGGATTCGTGGACAACTTGGCGATGAGCTGCAACTCAGCTACGAGGTGA
- the trpE gene encoding anthranilate synthase component I: MTQTAQPKPMAAVAVQELNADLDTPVSAYLKVTDGAKKLSFLLESVEGGERQARYSFIGVGEVGRFTLRGRTATLSGVLGDETLETDDPLDVLYSRVLRPVQLPAEKFNGLPPFFGGAVGYAAYDIIRVYEKLPDTNPDELNVPDALFIVPEGIVIFDHLRHKLYAVAISESQAEAERIVAGLENDLRGPLPEVPGREAAEPMTFSSNFTPEGYQAAVSRCIEYIHAGDIFQVVPSQRFSAELTVHPFALYRALRGINPSPYLGFLNLGEVTLVASSPESLLRSDGVSIVTRPIAGTRPRGKTPAEDQALAEELLADEKERAEHLMLVDLGRNDIGRVAEYGSVTVEDAFTIERYSHVMHIVSGVRGRLRGGQTPLHALASALPMGTVSGAPKIRAMEIIDKVEPVRRGPYGGAFGYIAFDGSLDMALTLRTMVIANGRIHIQAGAGIVADSDPVAEEQETRNKAAALMRAAERAAGGL, encoded by the coding sequence ATGACCCAGACTGCCCAACCCAAACCGATGGCCGCCGTGGCCGTGCAGGAGCTGAACGCCGATCTGGATACCCCGGTCAGCGCCTACCTGAAAGTGACGGACGGCGCGAAAAAACTGAGTTTTCTGCTAGAAAGCGTGGAGGGCGGCGAGCGGCAGGCCCGCTACTCGTTCATCGGCGTGGGCGAGGTGGGACGCTTCACCCTGCGCGGACGCACGGCCACCCTGAGCGGCGTGCTGGGCGACGAGACTTTGGAAACCGACGATCCGCTGGATGTGCTGTACAGCCGCGTATTGCGGCCTGTGCAGCTGCCCGCCGAAAAGTTCAACGGCCTGCCCCCCTTCTTCGGCGGCGCGGTGGGTTACGCCGCCTACGACATCATCCGCGTTTACGAGAAGTTGCCCGACACCAACCCCGACGAACTGAACGTGCCCGACGCGCTGTTCATCGTTCCCGAAGGCATCGTCATTTTTGACCATCTGCGGCACAAGCTGTATGCCGTCGCCATCTCGGAGAGTCAGGCTGAGGCCGAGCGCATCGTCGCTGGGCTGGAGAACGACTTGCGTGGCCCACTGCCGGAGGTGCCGGGCCGCGAGGCCGCCGAGCCGATGACCTTTTCCAGCAACTTCACCCCCGAGGGCTACCAGGCCGCCGTCAGCCGCTGCATCGAGTACATCCACGCCGGGGACATCTTTCAGGTGGTGCCGTCCCAGCGCTTCTCGGCAGAGTTGACCGTGCATCCCTTCGCGCTGTACCGGGCGCTGCGCGGCATCAACCCCAGCCCGTACCTGGGTTTTCTGAATCTGGGCGAGGTGACGCTGGTGGCGAGTAGTCCCGAAAGCCTGCTGCGAAGCGACGGCGTCAGCATCGTGACCCGTCCGATCGCCGGCACCCGTCCGCGCGGCAAGACGCCTGCCGAAGATCAGGCCCTGGCCGAAGAACTCCTGGCCGACGAGAAGGAACGCGCCGAACACCTGATGCTGGTGGATCTGGGCCGCAACGACATCGGGCGGGTGGCCGAGTACGGCAGCGTGACCGTGGAAGACGCCTTTACCATCGAGCGCTACAGCCACGTCATGCACATCGTCAGCGGCGTGCGGGGCCGCTTGCGCGGGGGGCAGACGCCGCTGCACGCCCTTGCCAGTGCGTTGCCGATGGGCACGGTGTCCGGCGCCCCCAAAATCCGCGCGATGGAGATCATCGACAAGGTGGAACCCGTGCGCCGGGGGCCGTATGGCGGGGCATTCGGCTACATCGCCTTCGACGGCAGCCTGGACATGGCCCTCACACTGCGGACGATGGTGATTGCGAACGGCAGGATTCACATTCAGGCGGGAGCGGGCATCGTGGCCGACTCTGACCCGGTGGCCGAGGAACAGGAAACCCGCAACAAGGCGGCGGCGCTGATGCGGGCGGCGGAGCGGGCGGCGGGGGGATTGTAG
- a CDS encoding cytochrome c biogenesis CcdA family protein, giving the protein MTLSAGSPTLTLAFLAGLISFLSPCVLPLVPSYLGVIGGARAPLGRALGFIAGFGLVFIALGATASSLGALIAPHKFLLGQIAAVLIIFFGLVMLGVIRLPFLMRDTRALADAGGYGPVALGAAFAFGWSPCLGPALGSILGLAASSASLGTGVTLLAAYTLGLAVPFLLAALLWDRLNLRRLNRYAGIFEKVGGAVLVLVGVLMLTGQFTRLATFFYEVTPAWLRV; this is encoded by the coding sequence ATGACCCTCTCCGCTGGTTCCCCGACGCTGACCCTGGCGTTTCTGGCGGGGCTGATCTCGTTTCTCAGTCCCTGCGTGCTGCCGCTTGTCCCCAGTTACCTGGGCGTGATCGGCGGGGCGCGGGCGCCCTTGGGGCGGGCGCTGGGCTTCATCGCGGGCTTCGGGCTGGTGTTCATCGCGCTGGGGGCCACCGCCAGCAGCCTGGGCGCCCTGATCGCGCCGCACAAGTTCCTGCTGGGCCAGATCGCCGCCGTTCTGATCATCTTCTTCGGCCTGGTGATGCTGGGCGTGATCCGCCTGCCCTTTTTAATGCGCGACACCCGCGCCCTGGCCGATGCGGGCGGTTACGGCCCGGTGGCGCTGGGCGCGGCGTTTGCCTTCGGCTGGAGTCCCTGCCTGGGGCCGGCCCTGGGCAGCATTCTGGGGCTGGCGGCCAGCAGCGCCAGCCTGGGCACGGGGGTGACCCTGCTGGCCGCCTACACGCTGGGGCTGGCGGTGCCGTTCCTGCTGGCCGCGCTGCTGTGGGACCGCCTGAACCTGCGCCGCCTGAACCGCTACGCCGGCATCTTTGAGAAGGTGGGCGGCGCCGTCCTAGTGCTGGTGGGCGTGCTGATGCTGACCGGTCAGTTCACGCGGCTGGCCACGTTCTTCTACGAGGTGACGCCCGCGTGGCTGAGGGTCTAG
- a CDS encoding ABC transporter ATP-binding protein — protein MAEGLAGPAALPALQLRDLWLRLGREVILRGVNLDVMAGEGLTLLGENGAGKTTLLRLLASGLRPTRGEGRVMGYDLRDSRAVREHIHLMPVDAGLYPDLSCTENLEFALKMHGQTGAVQTGAVAAALRRVTLEAAASRRVRFLSAGMRKRLALARAHLLARPLTLIDEPFANLDTAGRALVLELLGELRAGGVTLIVAAHEPELARQVAPRALRLAAGVLHEA, from the coding sequence GTGGCTGAGGGTCTAGCGGGACCAGCGGCACTCCCAGCCCTGCAACTGCGCGACCTGTGGCTGAGGCTGGGCCGCGAGGTCATCCTGCGCGGCGTGAATCTGGATGTCATGGCGGGCGAGGGCCTCACCTTGCTGGGCGAGAACGGGGCCGGCAAGACCACGCTGCTGCGCCTGCTGGCCTCGGGGCTGCGGCCCACGCGCGGCGAGGGGCGGGTGATGGGCTATGACCTGCGCGACTCGCGGGCGGTGCGCGAACACATTCACCTGATGCCGGTGGACGCGGGCCTGTACCCGGACCTGAGCTGCACCGAGAATCTGGAATTCGCCCTGAAGATGCACGGCCAGACCGGCGCTGTGCAGACTGGGGCCGTGGCGGCGGCGCTGCGGCGCGTGACGCTGGAGGCCGCCGCCAGTCGCCGCGTGCGCTTTCTGTCGGCGGGCATGCGAAAGCGGCTGGCGCTGGCCCGCGCCCACCTGCTGGCCCGCCCGCTCACGCTGATCGACGAACCCTTTGCCAACCTGGACACCGCAGGCCGCGCGCTGGTGCTGGAGCTGCTGGGCGAACTGCGCGCGGGGGGCGTCACGCTGATCGTCGCCGCCCACGAGCCGGAACTGGCCCGGCAGGTGGCCCCGCGGGCGCTGCGGCTGGCCGCCGGGGTCTTGCATGAGGCGTAG
- a CDS encoding heme exporter protein CcmB → MNNIFHLAAKDLRVAGRTRDTLLATAFFAGLVLLVLGLALGGNTGRTLSQTAGVASGAVWTALALAAAVGAQRAFAQEQEAGALEQLTLYPGPHGALYLGKLLGVLGPLLLVAAFTLPAGLLLFGAAGADCAPGRECAPTPWPLLALVTALGVLGFAAGTTFYGSITVSLRAREALLPALAFPILVPVVIATVRATAGLLEGLPPAEVWPWLIFLTAFDLGTIILATLLFPYAVEG, encoded by the coding sequence ATGAACAACATCTTCCACCTCGCCGCCAAGGATCTGCGCGTCGCCGGACGCACGCGCGACACCCTGCTGGCCACCGCCTTTTTTGCCGGACTGGTCCTGCTGGTGCTGGGGCTGGCGCTGGGCGGCAACACTGGGCGCACACTGTCCCAGACCGCCGGGGTGGCTTCGGGGGCAGTGTGGACCGCGCTGGCCCTGGCGGCGGCGGTGGGCGCGCAGCGCGCCTTCGCGCAGGAGCAGGAGGCCGGGGCGCTGGAACAGCTCACCCTGTATCCGGGGCCGCACGGGGCGCTGTACCTGGGCAAGCTGCTGGGCGTGCTGGGACCGCTGCTGCTGGTGGCGGCGTTCACCCTCCCGGCAGGGCTGCTGCTGTTCGGCGCGGCGGGGGCGGACTGCGCGCCGGGCCGCGAGTGCGCGCCCACACCCTGGCCGCTGCTGGCGCTGGTCACGGCGCTGGGGGTGCTGGGCTTCGCGGCGGGCACCACCTTCTACGGGTCCATCACCGTCAGCCTGCGCGCCCGCGAGGCGCTGCTGCCCGCGCTGGCCTTCCCGATTCTGGTGCCGGTGGTGATCGCCACCGTGCGGGCCACCGCCGGCCTGCTGGAAGGGCTGCCACCGGCCGAGGTATGGCCGTGGCTCATTTTCCTGACCGCCTTCGACCTGGGCACCATCATCCTGGCGACGCTGCTGTTTCCCTACGCCGTGGAGGGGTAA
- a CDS encoding SDR family oxidoreductase produces MTDPLSSQDRVAGATYPEVLTGQVIAVTGADTGYGKTVSAALARLGASVVLIGNNSETLSAQASALEHSGGHAIPIKADVSVPLDWLSAQTRILEIFGELHGIVHLADKRTHASFTLLSENEWMELFNSNVKSSVAIAQILGRRLPGTWLTIIGPHGDEPGLQAHPQRGAIRGLVEAAAREDLRLNMLLPSRASCGDEALDRPLADAVLALATPRLGHLRGNVMDVPLPPAPKVRLPEVTSVLNAL; encoded by the coding sequence ATGACGGACCCCCTCTCTTCCCAGGACCGCGTCGCCGGGGCCACCTACCCGGAGGTCCTGACCGGGCAGGTGATCGCCGTGACCGGGGCCGACACAGGCTACGGCAAGACGGTCAGCGCGGCCCTGGCGCGGCTCGGGGCCAGCGTGGTCCTGATCGGCAACAACAGCGAGACGCTCTCGGCGCAGGCCAGCGCCCTGGAGCATTCCGGCGGCCACGCCATTCCCATCAAGGCCGACGTGAGCGTGCCGCTGGACTGGCTGAGCGCGCAGACCCGCATTCTGGAAATCTTCGGGGAGCTGCACGGCATCGTCCACCTGGCCGACAAGCGCACGCACGCCAGTTTCACGCTGCTCAGCGAGAACGAGTGGATGGAACTGTTCAACAGCAACGTCAAGAGCAGCGTCGCCATCGCGCAGATTCTGGGCCGCCGACTGCCCGGCACCTGGCTGACCATCATCGGCCCGCACGGCGACGAGCCGGGGTTGCAGGCCCACCCGCAGCGCGGCGCGATTCGCGGCCTGGTGGAGGCGGCGGCGCGTGAGGATCTGCGCCTGAACATGCTGCTGCCCTCACGCGCCAGTTGCGGCGACGAGGCGCTGGACCGCCCGCTGGCCGACGCCGTGCTGGCCCTGGCCACGCCCAGATTGGGCCACCTGCGCGGCAACGTGATGGACGTGCCGCTGCCGCCCGCCCCCAAGGTCCGCCTTCCCGAAGTCACCAGCGTGCTGAACGCGCTGTGA
- the nrdR gene encoding transcriptional regulator NrdR: MKCPYCSAPDSKVVNSRPSDDGASIRRRRECLNCARRFTTYERAQLEPLMVVKRSGPREAFNPDKLLRGLALATEKRPVEPEALRAFAYGFEDEVGAAEIASEEIGKRAMTFLRPLDDVAYIRFASVYRDFDSLERFIEEIRGLKDRDEG; this comes from the coding sequence ATGAAGTGTCCCTACTGCTCGGCCCCCGATTCCAAGGTGGTCAACTCGCGCCCCAGCGATGACGGGGCCAGCATCCGCCGCCGCCGTGAGTGCCTGAACTGCGCCCGGCGGTTTACCACCTACGAGCGCGCCCAACTTGAGCCCCTGATGGTGGTCAAGCGCAGCGGCCCGCGAGAGGCCTTCAATCCCGACAAGCTGCTGCGCGGCCTGGCCCTGGCCACCGAGAAACGTCCGGTGGAACCCGAAGCCCTGCGCGCCTTCGCCTACGGCTTCGAGGACGAGGTGGGAGCCGCCGAGATCGCCAGCGAGGAGATCGGCAAGCGCGCCATGACCTTCCTGCGCCCGCTGGACGACGTGGCCTACATCCGTTTTGCCAGCGTCTACCGCGACTTCGACAGCCTGGAACGCTTCATCGAGGAAATTCGGGGCCTCAAAGACCGCGACGAGGGGTAA
- a CDS encoding GNAT family N-acetyltransferase: MTLHLTSGELPELDELLKLYAWVGWTAYARDPEALTRALRQSTFVWTARSGGGELVGLVRGMSDDVSLLFVQDILVCPDWQRRGVGRALMTAVLTRFAHVMQTVLLTDDGPEQLAFYESLGFQNTRDLSLNAFYRASMQSGA, from the coding sequence ATGACCCTCCACCTGACTTCCGGCGAACTACCTGAACTGGACGAACTGCTGAAGCTTTACGCCTGGGTGGGCTGGACGGCCTATGCCCGTGATCCGGAGGCGCTGACCCGTGCCCTTCGTCAATCGACTTTCGTGTGGACGGCCCGCAGCGGGGGCGGCGAACTCGTCGGTCTGGTGCGCGGAATGAGCGACGACGTGAGCCTCCTGTTCGTGCAGGACATCCTGGTGTGTCCAGACTGGCAGCGCCGGGGCGTGGGCCGCGCGCTGATGACGGCGGTGCTGACCCGCTTCGCCCACGTCATGCAGACGGTGTTGTTGACCGACGACGGGCCGGAACAACTGGCCTTCTACGAATCCCTGGGCTTCCAGAACACCCGCGATCTCAGCTTGAACGCCTTCTACCGGGCCAGCATGCAGTCGGGGGCTTGA
- a CDS encoding branched-chain amino acid ABC transporter permease, which yields MTALPHTAARTDRERTIRAAWMIGLGLLLLILPRLIYPVLALDILAWGLFAVAFDLLFGFSGLLSFGHAAFWGGSAYVTAYLLSNGQSVPVAMLGGTLSALALAVPIAYLSVRSAGIYFSMITLAFAQMVYFVALQWTDVTGGENGLQGFERPSLFGLDFSDSVTRYYFCLAVFGLGFYIAYRTVRSPFGQAQQAVRDNEQRAQSIGYNPVRFKFTAFLISAGLAGLAGSMYTFGHGVVSLDVTKWTTSGEVVMMTLLGGTTTLFGPAVGAGLVLLLRDRLTTSDLPVGIVTGIVFVAVVLFFRAGVVGTVQGWLRRR from the coding sequence GTGACCGCCCTTCCCCATACCGCCGCCCGCACGGATCGCGAGCGTACCATCCGCGCCGCGTGGATGATCGGACTGGGCCTGCTGCTGCTGATCCTGCCCCGGCTGATCTACCCGGTGCTGGCGCTGGACATCCTGGCCTGGGGCCTGTTCGCGGTGGCCTTTGACCTGCTGTTTGGCTTCTCCGGCCTGCTGTCCTTCGGGCACGCGGCCTTCTGGGGGGGCAGCGCCTACGTCACCGCCTACCTACTCTCCAACGGTCAGAGCGTGCCGGTGGCCATGCTGGGAGGCACCCTCAGCGCGCTGGCGCTGGCCGTCCCCATCGCTTACCTGAGCGTCCGCAGCGCGGGCATCTACTTCAGCATGATCACTCTGGCCTTCGCGCAGATGGTCTACTTTGTGGCGCTGCAATGGACCGACGTGACGGGGGGCGAGAACGGCCTGCAGGGCTTCGAGCGCCCCAGTCTGTTCGGGCTGGACTTCAGCGACAGCGTCACGCGCTACTACTTCTGTCTGGCGGTGTTCGGGCTGGGCTTCTACATCGCCTACCGCACGGTGCGCAGTCCCTTCGGGCAGGCGCAGCAGGCGGTGCGTGACAACGAACAGCGCGCCCAGAGCATCGGCTACAACCCGGTGCGCTTCAAGTTCACTGCTTTCCTGATCAGTGCCGGGCTGGCGGGGCTGGCGGGCAGCATGTACACCTTCGGCCACGGCGTGGTCAGCCTGGACGTGACCAAGTGGACGACCAGCGGCGAGGTCGTGATGATGACGCTGCTGGGCGGCACCACCACACTGTTCGGCCCGGCGGTGGGCGCGGGGCTGGTGTTGCTGCTGCGCGACCGCCTGACCACTTCTGACCTGCCGGTGGGCATCGTGACCGGCATCGTCTTCGTGGCCGTGGTGCTGTTCTTCCGGGCCGGAGTCGTCGGCACGGTGCAGGGGTGGTTGCGCCGCCGCTGA
- a CDS encoding branched-chain amino acid ABC transporter permease → MNTQLLLIQVFNGLVNGAFYALLSLGLAVIFGMLRIVNFMHGALYMLGAFTAFALGQAFGLGFWPALILAPLIVGALGMVLERTLLSRLYGLEPSYNLLLTFGLTLLTQDLVKQVMLSQFAVSSAPYTTPDILTGVVNLGFVVFPKYRLFVIALTLVICAVVWFVIEKTRVGAIIRASTENPGVTRAFGIDVSKWVTGVFGVGVGLAGLAGVLAAPIYSVEPYMGAELIITTFAVVVIGGLGSILGSVVTGFAVGVLAAVGAAVYPPIANTLVFILMAFVLLVRPSGLFGLPEGAR, encoded by the coding sequence ATGAATACACAACTGCTGCTGATTCAAGTGTTCAACGGGCTGGTCAACGGGGCGTTCTACGCCCTGCTGAGCCTGGGCCTGGCGGTGATCTTCGGGATGCTGCGGATCGTCAACTTCATGCACGGGGCGCTGTACATGCTGGGGGCCTTCACCGCCTTCGCGCTGGGGCAGGCCTTCGGGCTGGGCTTCTGGCCCGCGCTGATCCTGGCCCCGCTGATCGTGGGGGCGCTGGGCATGGTGCTGGAGCGCACGCTGCTCTCGCGGCTGTACGGTCTGGAACCCAGTTACAACCTGCTGCTGACCTTCGGCCTCACGCTGCTGACGCAGGATCTGGTCAAGCAGGTGATGCTGTCCCAGTTTGCGGTGTCCAGCGCGCCGTACACCACCCCCGACATCCTGACCGGGGTGGTCAATCTGGGCTTCGTGGTCTTTCCCAAGTACCGCCTGTTCGTGATCGCCCTGACGCTGGTGATCTGTGCGGTGGTGTGGTTCGTGATCGAGAAGACGCGGGTGGGCGCCATTATCCGCGCCAGCACCGAGAATCCGGGCGTGACGCGGGCCTTCGGCATCGACGTGAGCAAGTGGGTCACGGGCGTCTTCGGCGTGGGCGTGGGCCTGGCCGGGCTGGCGGGGGTGCTGGCCGCGCCGATCTACTCGGTGGAGCCGTACATGGGCGCGGAGCTGATCATCACCACCTTCGCGGTGGTGGTCATCGGCGGGCTGGGCAGCATTCTGGGCAGCGTCGTGACCGGCTTCGCGGTGGGCGTGCTGGCGGCGGTGGGCGCGGCGGTGTACCCGCCGATTGCCAACACGCTGGTCTTTATTTTAATGGCCTTTGTGCTGCTGGTGCGCCCCAGCGGGCTGTTCGGCTTGCCGGAGGGGGCAAGGTGA
- a CDS encoding ABC transporter substrate-binding protein — MKKARLTALIATAALFSVTAALAQGAKLTDNVVKVGVLTDLSGVYSELSGPGSVKAAQMAADDFMAANAAYKGKVQVIGVDHQNKADVASNKAAEMIDRQNVDVLMDLPTSSAALSASEVAKGKKIPVMVVTGGTTALTNEKCNKYTFHYAYDNYMLANGTGTAVTKRGGNSWYIIYPNYAFGQDLDRQMTAAIKENGGKLVTASDATPFPNTDFSSYLLKAQSLKPKIFGTMQAGNDLVNVVKQYNEFGLKKQGIGLGIGLLFETDVAALGQDAFAGALATVPWYWNLDQRSRDWSAKFEKAFGKKPTWAQAGVYSATMTYLQAVARAKSDNGDAVVKALEGHRFSDFFARSAYIRPQDHRVTLDVYTVQVKPKAQAKEAGDIFTKVATIPSAKAFTPLAETKCKF, encoded by the coding sequence ATGAAAAAAGCCAGACTGACCGCCCTGATCGCCACCGCCGCCCTGTTTTCCGTGACCGCCGCCCTGGCGCAGGGGGCCAAGCTCACCGACAACGTCGTCAAGGTGGGCGTGCTGACCGATCTCTCGGGCGTGTACTCCGAGCTGTCCGGCCCCGGCAGCGTCAAGGCCGCGCAGATGGCCGCCGACGACTTCATGGCCGCCAACGCCGCGTACAAGGGCAAGGTGCAGGTGATCGGCGTGGATCACCAGAACAAGGCCGACGTCGCCAGCAACAAGGCCGCCGAGATGATCGACCGCCAGAACGTGGACGTGCTGATGGACCTGCCCACCAGTTCCGCCGCGCTGTCCGCCTCCGAGGTGGCCAAGGGCAAGAAGATTCCGGTGATGGTGGTGACGGGCGGCACCACCGCGCTGACCAACGAGAAGTGCAACAAGTACACCTTCCACTACGCCTACGACAACTACATGCTGGCCAACGGCACCGGCACCGCCGTGACCAAGCGCGGCGGCAACAGCTGGTACATCATCTACCCCAACTACGCTTTCGGGCAGGATCTGGACCGCCAGATGACGGCGGCCATCAAGGAGAACGGCGGCAAGCTGGTCACCGCCAGCGACGCCACGCCGTTTCCCAACACCGACTTCTCCTCGTACCTCCTCAAGGCCCAGAGCCTCAAGCCCAAGATCTTCGGCACCATGCAGGCCGGCAACGATCTGGTGAACGTGGTCAAGCAGTACAACGAGTTCGGCCTGAAGAAGCAGGGCATCGGCCTCGGGATCGGCCTGCTGTTCGAGACCGACGTGGCCGCGCTGGGCCAGGACGCCTTTGCGGGGGCGCTGGCGACCGTGCCGTGGTACTGGAACCTCGATCAGCGCAGCCGCGACTGGTCTGCCAAGTTCGAGAAGGCGTTCGGCAAGAAGCCCACCTGGGCGCAGGCCGGGGTCTACAGCGCCACCATGACCTACCTGCAGGCCGTGGCCCGCGCCAAGTCCGACAACGGCGACGCGGTGGTCAAGGCCCTGGAAGGCCACCGCTTCAGCGACTTCTTTGCCCGCAGCGCGTACATCCGCCCGCAGGACCACCGCGTGACGCTGGACGTGTACACCGTGCAGGTCAAGCCCAAAGCGCAGGCCAAGGAGGCCGGCGACATCTTTACCAAGGTGGCCACCATTCCTTCCGCCAAGGCCTTCACGCCGCTGGCCGAAACCAAGTGCAAGTTCTGA
- a CDS encoding ABC transporter ATP-binding protein, with the protein MTAPHMSSVSAAPPTVPPLLQVRDLNAYYGQSHVLHGINLHVQPGEIVSLIGRNGAGKTTTLRSIMGALRTRTGSVTFDGQDILRLPSNRVAARGLAWVPEERAIMSTLTVRENLELPPARPGGWTTERAYEAFPVLRERGHHPGSKLSGGEQQMLAIVRVLRSAPRLLLLDEPSEGLAPVIVQRIGDIIEELRADGLSVLLVEQNLKFATRLADRHYVFVDGEIVEELSRADAVARRDDLLKYLSV; encoded by the coding sequence ATGACCGCGCCACACATGTCATCGGTCAGCGCCGCGCCGCCCACCGTTCCGCCTCTTCTGCAGGTGCGGGATCTGAACGCCTATTACGGCCAGAGCCACGTCCTGCACGGCATCAACCTGCACGTTCAGCCGGGCGAGATCGTCAGCCTGATCGGGCGCAACGGGGCGGGCAAGACCACCACCCTGCGCAGCATCATGGGGGCGCTGCGAACGCGCACGGGCAGCGTCACCTTCGACGGTCAGGACATCCTGCGCCTGCCCAGCAACCGGGTGGCCGCACGCGGGCTGGCGTGGGTGCCGGAGGAACGCGCCATCATGAGCACCCTGACCGTGCGCGAGAACCTGGAGCTGCCGCCCGCTCGTCCCGGCGGCTGGACGACGGAGCGCGCCTACGAGGCCTTCCCGGTGCTGCGCGAGCGCGGCCACCACCCCGGCAGCAAACTCTCGGGCGGCGAGCAGCAGATGCTAGCCATCGTGCGCGTGCTGCGCAGCGCCCCCCGCCTGCTGCTGCTGGACGAACCCAGCGAGGGCCTGGCCCCGGTGATCGTGCAGCGCATCGGCGACATCATCGAGGAACTGCGCGCCGATGGGTTGTCGGTGCTGCTGGTGGAACAGAACCTGAAATTCGCCACCCGCCTCGCCGACCGCCACTACGTCTTCGTGGACGGCGAGATCGTCGAGGAGCTCTCCCGCGCCGACGCCGTGGCCCGCCGCGACGATCTCCTGAAATACCTCAGCGTCTAA
- a CDS encoding ABC transporter ATP-binding protein codes for MSGAGHGPRVALEARHLVKDFRGFRATNDVTLGIQEGEIHAIIGPNGAGKTTLFNLLSGFLKPTSGEVRLFDERIDTLAPHQIVRRGLSRSFQISSVFPTMTVRENLLVALQSRSRLPGQFWTPLSRLETLGPQADAILSDVGLADSPARLAADLGHGEKRQLEIGISLTQDPRVLLLDEPTSGMGSEGIARVKALVRQVARGRTVVLVEHNMSVVSELADRITVLQYGSLLASGSYDEVRQDPRVIEAYLGDEADE; via the coding sequence ATGAGCGGCGCGGGCCACGGGCCGAGGGTGGCCCTTGAGGCGCGGCATCTGGTCAAGGATTTCCGGGGCTTCCGCGCCACCAACGACGTGACCCTCGGCATTCAGGAGGGCGAGATCCACGCCATCATCGGCCCCAACGGGGCGGGCAAAACCACCCTCTTCAACCTGCTGTCGGGCTTCTTGAAACCCACGTCCGGCGAGGTGAGGCTGTTCGACGAGCGCATCGACACGCTGGCGCCCCACCAGATCGTGCGGCGGGGGCTGTCGCGCTCGTTTCAGATCAGCAGCGTGTTTCCCACCATGACGGTGCGGGAAAACCTGCTGGTGGCGCTGCAATCCAGAAGCCGCCTGCCGGGACAGTTCTGGACGCCGCTGTCCCGGCTGGAAACGCTGGGGCCGCAGGCCGACGCGATTCTCTCGGACGTGGGGCTGGCCGACTCGCCCGCGCGACTGGCCGCCGATCTGGGCCACGGCGAGAAGCGGCAGCTGGAAATCGGCATCTCGCTGACCCAGGATCCGCGCGTGCTGCTGCTGGACGAACCCACCTCCGGCATGGGGTCGGAAGGCATTGCCCGCGTCAAGGCGCTGGTGCGGCAGGTGGCGCGCGGGCGCACGGTGGTGCTGGTGGAACACAACATGAGCGTGGTCTCGGAACTGGCCGACCGCATCACGGTGTTGCAGTACGGCTCCCTGCTCGCCAGCGGCAGCTACGACGAGGTGCGCCAGGACCCCCGCGTGATCGAGGCGTACCTGGGCGACGAGGCGGACGAATGA